Below is a window of Camelina sativa cultivar DH55 chromosome 11, Cs, whole genome shotgun sequence DNA.
TCCCAATTTGCCCGCACACAAGTGAAAATCGAAAAGAAGAAAGTGGACCATCATTAgcttaaaaattaatatttgtattcATGTTCTAAGTCTTATTATGTCATGTCAACCCcaatacttttttatatatagaatctaTTGATTGAGCTAGCTTTTACTTGGACAACTAAACTCTATCTTGAACCTACAAACTTCGATTaccataataaaaataaagtaaacctaaaaaagtgaaaattatACTTTGCAGCATTGAAGTTTATAACCAACGTACATGTGATGGGGGAAGTTTGTGAAGTTAATTAGAGGCCAATTCATACGAATTTACGTTTGAATTAATCTGCATTTGTAATTGTATCTAGTTATCACTAGAGACAgtaataaaattaggtttttttcgTACTATTGACATTATCATTAGTTACcgtgaaaaatattttttcgcATTTTTCCTTACCTTACGATCGACGATTCGACGTAAAATCAGATAACTTATAAtaatttcacttttaaatcGGTCTAGCTAACTTAGCCTCATATACCTATCATATTCTATCCAGCACATAAACTTGGGACCTCCTTTAGCTACCTTAACCGGGTTTGGAACTAAACTCCTAAACCAGAAAGAGGTTACGTGTGTAATACAATAAATCTATAGAGTAACTGATTCATATATATCTAATTAGTCAGTAATTAGTGATGTAGTTCTCACGTTTCAAAACTGAAACAAGAACACACATTATACTACGTTAGTCAATTTAACTCAACTTTACTTTTATGTAATAGTTTAATTCATTAAATCCAAACATAAGTTGCATCTTGAAACGGGAATTATATTAATAGTGATTCGTAActcttctatttattttaataaaaaaattgtttcaagaACCTATAAATTCTAAGTTTTTTCGTAAATCCAAATCCATCCAAGCATCTAAAAGTCTAGATcgagcaaaaccaaaaaagagaaaataagtcTAAAAAGGACTAATAAAGAAAATGGGAAGCAAAACCATTGTCTCAATGATCTTGGTTGTATGCCTTTGTGCTGCTTTTTTTGTCGCTCAAGGAGTAGCTCAAGTGCAACTGCCTTCATTGAGTCCCGGGCTTTTCCCTCCCGGTTCACCTATTGATCTGGTAAAATGTTGGTCGTCTCTTTTTAACGTTCAAGGATGTGTGCTCGAGATCTCCAAATCAATTTTCTCTGGCAAGTTTGAAAACGTTGAAGGTGCATGTTGCAAAGCGTTTTCGACTTTAGACGCAAATTGTTGGCCTCACATGTTTCCGTTGAATCCTTTCTTCCCACCTCTCCTCAAGGACAATTGTGCACGCATCAACTCCAACTCACCCACACACAATTGAAAGCAAGAATGGTTCTTAGTCTCTACACGTATAGTTTAGCCGTTGCCGTTGGCCTCGAAGTCtaataagtttaaatattattttattttgctggCGAAGTGTGACGTCATTAAGAGAGCTCTCTAATTAAGTTATAGGTTTTTCTCAATAAAGTAttccaaatttttcttatttataacGCTTATGAGTATGACCTGATcacaaattaattagtataaCCAACTATGGGGAAAAAGGGGAAAACATTGAGAATTGTTTATCCAATCCATGAGTTTTGTTATCAAGAGTTTAATTTGTAACTACGTTTAAATTGGATGTCAAATTTGAACCAAAGATCAGTCAAAGATGATGAAGGGTTTTTCTCAATTCCGCACTGCTGCTGAGTCGTCGGACTTATCCATTTTACTAGTCAACTAAATGATGAGGTAAAAATAGAAGTTAAGAATttgtgttgaccaaaaaaattgcTATGACACAATCGGCCATGCTTTATAtactaatttacaaaatttgggaAAATTGTCTATcctttcaaatatttattagatTAGTCAAAGTAACAATGCAGGTAATTCCCCTAATATAAAAAGGAGAGTCCGAGCTCACTAGATCATCACTTACaatctaaataatttgttaacaagtgacaacaacaacaaaaattattgagaagaagaaaagaaaaatgactcacAAGCTTGTCTTCTTAGTCGTACTCATTGCACTTTGTATGcatttctctttccttttcttttataactttTGAATTTTACTTTCTAGTAACCAAAAGTAATCAACCCTCTCGCATCAccaccatttttgtttttgttcacaCTCAACGCCGTTGTAAGATCATCATTGTAATGTGTTGAGAGTTTTGGTCATTTAAATTTGGTTTCGTTACTGAAATTGTTGTGTTTGCTTCGTTTTGGAAAGGTTTTGCTTTACGTGATGCAAGAGAGATGCCTAATGAGACAACGGTGCCGTCGGAACCTGGTTATCCCCCGCCTGGTCATGGGCGTCCTTCGCAGCCTGGTCATGGGCGGCCGTCGCCACCACCAATACAGGATGATAAGACAGAGATACACAAGGGGAACCGGCCGTCGCCTCCACCATTAATGATGTAAAAGAATTGACAAAAGTAAACTGATTCGTCAAATGTCTTCCAGGAAATTTATCTATATCACTTGAAATAAAAAGAGTTACGTACTTAAAACTTATCAATCTCttaataacataaaaacaaacaGACACCTTAACTAAGAAGTATACGAGACAATAAGATATACTGAACTATAAACGTGAAGGCATCTTCTGATGTtcacttctttcttttcctctccaTCCTCTACGAATAAGCTGCGTCCGATTTCACTGTTGCAGAATATACCACCAAATGGTAACTCCGGGAAATTCTCCAAAAACGGTGAGCAGTCTGCATTTTGACGACCAAAGAAGGAGTCACCGCGTCTGctaccaacaaaaacaaaacctccAATGACTTCCGGCTTATTCGGCTTAGACTTGAGATTTCTAAGCTGAGAAGAAACAGCATTTAGTGATGCTTCAGCCACTTTGAGATCAGGGAGGTATACTTGAAAGTAGTCACCGGTTTTGATTTCAGCACCACTGACTAAAAGATCCTGGTCGTCAGCTCtgagtaaacaaacaaaaataaaaacttagatGGGTCAAAAAGAACTGATTCATGTTATGAATCTTGTGAATCTTATTACCCAGTTACTTGATGATATACAAGTGAGGCCATGATCTTTGGCTTCTCCTCCAAACCAATTGAATATTTCCTTCGTTTTATTACTCCGAGATATGGATCATTCTCCCATATCTGGTTTCCTAACTGTAATATAAAGTCAGCTTTAGTAACCAAATTCTAGAATAAATAAGAGATTGAATTCATGAGATGCTTACAAAATCATTTATGTCATCTAAAATTTGATCGCCATTAAGAACCtctgcttctcctcctcttttTGCAGTCAGAAGCGTAGAAGGACATCTAGGGCGGCGACTAACACGGACATTAGCCGCCTTGTACCTCAGATCAACTGATGACATTGCTCTTGATATTGCAGTGTCAAAGTGAATTTTTCCAGCCTCTGCTTCATTTAGTTCAACAAATCCATAAAGACTTAGGCAAAATGAAAATACCAGATTTCAGGCGGAAACACATAACCAAGCAAAGTAAAGATAAAAAACCGCAGAAACTTACGAGCTGGTCTGTGTCTATCTCTTGCAAAGACTAAACCTGCGAGAACTCTGCTATCATCTTTGTGCAACTGAACATTTCTTGGTTCATTACCACATTTATGTAGAAACTCGCCAATCTGATCACCCACAATAATAGTTTCTGCAGGCATGGCATAATCTGCAATGCAAACAAGCTTCGTTAACAAGTTTTCAAGCACagtaatttctatatattaccACAACCGTAGTTCTCACATTTTCAGAGTCTAGCCAGAGCAAAAGAAGTAGAGAAAATAGGTAGGCAACCAACCAACACAAAAGAATGAAATGTTTCAAGAAATAGTTAGTTTGGCCTTTAATAGATTTCACTTGTCATGAAGTAACATTGAAATGATGAACCATAAGGCAGTACGCATACGGTTGCACAAAAGATAAGGCAGTACTCATACCCAGTTTATGAAGAATAGGTTCTGTGGCATGAGTATCCTCCTACAAATTCACCAACGCAGCATGaagacaccaaaaaaaatagcCATGAAACTGAATAAAATCCACAAGTTTAACAGAAACAGAAGCTAGAAAAGTATAGTTCACCCCAAACAGTATAAGACAGGCTGGTGCAGCATGACCTGAAACCACGGTTACATAATTTCTGATATCCATCACAAACTTGTCTCCTATATCCGCTTCAGATTCCtgcaaaaaaatatcaacaatcTCAGTCTCCTTATTAAAATGTCCACAGACTAAAATAATTTTAGCCAGCGAACACAAGCTCTATGAAGAAAATCAGAGTTGAGAAAACCAACAGAAAGTTATACTGTTTAaagcattttttaaaaaattacccCTTTTGCTTGAATTACAGGAATAACATCGACTTTGATTCCTGGTAAGTATCCAATCGTCAACAATATAGCGAAATTTGCAACAACAGACAAGCCGTCATCAGTTGTGACATGATGTTTGACCTGTAAACGTGATAGAAGTTGAACATAAgctaaaaaatttagaaaacaagaCCACACAATAcaaaatgataagaaaacaataaaaacctcTCCAGGATTATCATTGCATGCTTCTTTTCCTAAGATTCCAGCAACAACAGATACAATAATAGGAACCCTTGATCCCACTCTTTCAGTTATCTACACCATGCGCATTATGAACAATATTAAAAGGAGtgacaagaaaatcaaaactagaCACTTTTTTAATCCGTTACTCTTTTGAAATTGATACAACAGAGGTGGAATGGGGAAGaagggaaacaaaacaaaccagtGTCAAGGTTTCTTCCATGTTCCCATATGTAATGTTTGCGATCACAAAATCCGGTCTAATAGGCTTAGACAAAACCTTATCAAGTACTTCTCCTCCAGCTCTCTGCATACCAAAGTAACAATCTTGCTAAGAAAGTAACAATCTTTTTCAATTTATCACATTACACTTTCCTAGATTCCAATTAAAACTTTGTGAAGCCTTATCAAGAGCTCTAAGAACTACCatgaaaaaagtttgaatttttacaatcaaaatttaatcaaaGACAATATTAGGAAGACGAAACTTACAGTTTGATTAGGATTACGTGAGAAAGCAGAGACCATTTTGGGGCGAGAGAGGATTCTATTGCAGACGCTGTTCCAGGATCGGTTGACACAGGAAGCGAAAGCAAACGATTTCGCCGGCAACCTCAAGAGAATGTTATGAAGAAGGTCATCGTTCATGGAAGCGATTAAAACcatatctatcttcttcttcttcgatttctcactcgttcccttcatcttcttcttcttccttgagaCAACACTTCCGCCATGggatacaaaaaaatttcttcctCCGGCGAATTTATTTGGGCTTTTTGTTTGTCATCATAAAAGTCCATTGGGCTTTAACAATAGGGCCCAATATTCCAAAACGAATATCTCTGTTAAAAAGCAAATCATACTTTAGCTAAAACTATTTTAGGAAACTTGGATCCAAGCATCTTTTGAAAAGCATAACTTCTGAAACTGTTCTCTCTAGTAATGTTGTATATTTTGGATCTCTAtgcttttttttaatgtacGTCTAAAAATATACATTCAGCTATCAAAAGCAAAGCGCAATGAAacaagttttatattgtttacatTACGTAATCTCAAAAAATGGTAAACATCATACATTCTAGTCCTTCAGTGGGTTATATCTATCGTCAATAATGTTAGGGAAATAAGAATTTGTAACTGAAAGTTATTCAGACATcattgacaaaacaaaagaaaagaagaaacccaCAAAACTTGAGATAAGAAATCTTATCTTTAAATGTGTCACACACTGTACTAGTTTTGGATACAGACACAAAgtatctctttttgtttgttcattatctttttaattttttttatttccctgAAAAACAGAAGAATCTTTTCCAGTCTCTCAacatttgtttgattgtttcattGATATgtgttattgtatttttttttctttcttataaatgTGTGTTTGATTATATCTAAAAGGTGTTATGATGAAATAAAGCGACCGCCCTCGTTACTCGTTTAGGAGTACATGTTGGATGGTTTCATTGTATAAGTCTCCGGCCGCTGACCTAAGTTATGCTgtcacaacaaaaataaaaataaaaaaagatcacGTGTAAAATATATgctacactacaaaaaaaaacatttgatttcCTACGGCACATTTTCAAGGAAAACGGAAAAAAACAGGCATTTCCTTCCATTTTTCTACAAAAACTTGTAAAAGGTAATCGCATGAAAGAAATCGGTTTTAGAAGGAATTTTGTAGGAAAATTCTTACCAATTTCCTACAAAAATGTTTTCGTaagaattttgtaaaaaaatggtaaaaaactttttaaccattttcctaccaaaataTTCGTAAGAAAATCATTCTTACTATTTTCCTACCAAATCTATATTACAATTTTCCTACCATATATTTCCCTCTATTTTTATACCAAAATATTCTTATGAGTTCCTATGATTTGTCTaccaaattaataaataatatataaaataattgttttcaataataatataaattccgaaattgaattaaaattaaatagtcattaataattaatctgaataatatatataaaatcaatttatttacaaacaaataaatctaaaattaatttatatcaaattattattcttttaaacataaaacataaccaAATCAACCCAACTGGTCTGGTTAGGACTACAAACCAGCCTAAACTGAAATAAACCATCACAGGAGAAGTTATCGCCTCTGTGAGGATTTCCTTCCTTGCCATAGATTATTTAGTTTCCTCGTCGTAGCTTACTGGCCTCGCCACATAGGAGCCGCTATCCAAGCTACGCCGCCGCTAGGAAGGGAGTTTCAACCAACGAAACCAAATCTTCGATTCAAAGAGATCAAAGTTTCAGGTAAGATCAGATCGAAATTGAACAAATGAATCGATACTAAGGATTAGAGGATAAACCAAATCTCCCGAAACATACTGAATCCATTTTACAGTATCTCCTCGTCTCTCCTACCGCAACCTCCATTTTTTCTCGATTAGGGCGCTTCACGCGTTCTTGCTTCAAAGCCTTAAAAATCTAAtaaggaagaaaaagacgagaagagaagaactcaggcaaagaagaaaaaaaataaagagacgAAGATTTGTAGATCTAGGTTTGGATGGAGGCGTGAAATGTTTTAAGGGAAGAAAATAGATCTAGGTTTATTTAGCTTGTAGGAATTCTGTAGGTTATGTTTTTTCTAGGAAATTAGTAGGAATTTAGTAGGAAATAAATTTAGTAGAAAAAGGTAAGAAAAGTTTCTTACCatgtttattcatttttattacgAAATTGTTTCGGTATAGCTTTTGTAGGAAATTAGAAGTAAATTTTCCTATCAAATTCGTACCGCATTGATTCCTATTTAGTTTCTTCCATTTTCCTACTAATTTTCTTATGACtctaaattttgaaagaatttcGTAGGAATATTTCCTACGACTTTCTCAAAATTATACTTGGTAGAAAATTTCACACTAATTTCCTACGACAActgttttcataaaataatcgtaagttttttgtagaaaattttTCCTACCAAAGTTTTCGTAGGAAATTTGATAGGATTtcaccatgttttcttgtagtgctatGCTAATCTTTAGTTTATGTCATCACGTACCTTCACCaatattgtaaacaaaattgTTTGAGATTTTTCGTTTATGACTTGGGAAAGTAAATTTTGAGTTTGGTTATAGATCTCCAACATACATTCTCATTAATGTCATGagcaaattttctattttatggattagctaagttggtTGATCACTTGTTTTTTATATTGACGACACCATTAGAGATTTTTACTTCTCttactgaaatatatatacacagagGACTTTGAAAATAGTGTCTCAACACAAAAGTTAGCTCTTCTTTCTTTCGTACTTAGTGAGTAGCTTTGcaaaagttttgaacttttaaagTTTCGACGACATaatgtataaatgttttttatcGACATGTGGTTGCCATATCGTAATTAGAACCTAATAAGAGGTATAACAACAACCTACCATTTTAGGCCAAGAAACATTTATTTATCGCATTAGAGAATTAGAACTTAAGTGGAGCATATTAAACACATGTTGCGCAAATGGTGATTCTACAGTTTTCAATACAGTAAAAACAAACatgtttgcaatttttttttttttttaattcacccGTATCTACAGttctatatatagtaaagaaaaCCATTCCATATcaaaatacatatgtatatatagtaattatCTCATTCATGCTACTTGAAAGGCAAAATGGTAGATTGAAAAAGTTTCTGGTAGACAGTTAAAAAATTGACGTAACGCCAAGCCAACAACTTACTCCGTTAACTTCGAGGTGGGCACAACAAGGGCCAACAAAAACGGCCGTTACGTCATTATTATATATGACGTGTCGTCGTCGACTCTTGGATTCGTTTGCCTCTCTGTTACAAAAGCACTTAAAGATTTTACCAGATCCATCATCATTTACATCACTCTCTGCCATTAAAAGGAGACAAACCAAAATTGATATTTGTACCAGCAGAAACGACtttatatgtattttctttcattatctAACCGGatatgttttagaaaaagaagagtatatcCCGGTTCTACTCGTACCAATTTACCAATTGTGTCTGTTGTTTCGGTTTGACTTcgtcttttgatattttttatacctatatatatataccgaaTTATATAAGTAGATAATCTAAATAGTATTAGCACTTGCGTAATTGTTTATTCCCTGTACAGTTTCACGTGAGTTCTGTTCTGTAATTTATAGGTTAACTGgattatagaagaaaataaattcattaagatgtagagagagaaaaaaaaaagaaagaaagaaaaaacgtaTGTAATTAAGTCTTAAGAGATACTCTTTtattatatactgtatgtaaATGTAAGtcgagaaaaagagagaagaatccAAGTCGGCAAAGTCCATGTGTAAGCCTCGGGAATACAAATACTTGTCCCACAGTGCGATCCAAAGCTCCTGCTCCACACGTGTGAAGTCCTACTCAGCGCCACGTCAGTATTCATTGCATGGGGAAATTTTTGAGGTGATGATATATGATCTGATTAAATGGATGATTTATCTTCGATTGCTTGGAGAAGTCACTCGAGGTTTACACTGTGAAAACTTTGAGGATGTTATTATTAGAGTTTTTATCTACCACTAGCTAGTGTGTCTCACTCAAGTTGGCGATGacccaaaactttaaaaaccgAACTTATATAAGTATATCTACTCGGCGCCACGTCAGTAGGGGAAAATGTTGAGGTGATGATATGATCtgataaaatgataattatcatTCGATAGCTTGGAGAAGTCACTCGAGGTTACACACTGTCAAATTTTGAGGATGTAAttattatagttatatatataaaaaaagaattattagaGTTTTATCTACCATTAGCTAGTGTGTCTCACTCATTTTGGAGATGACCAAacttttagatcaaaacttgcTTTTACTGGACTAGATTCAAGTTTCGAATTTTTGAGAACCACATAAATTAATCATGCTTGGTTCATCCAAACTTGAGTATATATGATGTTGTAATTGTTAGTATATATACTTATAGAGTTATAGATATTAATACATTGATATAGGGGAAAATATACATTTGATTAACTTTGATcccagaaagaaaagaaaaacgaagACTAAATAGGATAACCAATGAACTCGCATTGCTCAATCTTGTCTTATGTAACGGAAATTTACTTAAGTTAGCTCATTTCGACACgcattaaatattattttaaaataaaatcacgaaaatctatatataatagaatctctataaattaatattcggtaaattaataagtttttctggttttaaaatgGGACTAATGTAATTTTGGACaaaattcgataatataataaaataatattttttttaaaaaatcattgataaATTTATTGTCCCatcattaatataaattaataattatataaaattatttaaatatatgtatatacatatcaatttttattagagtttatttttaatatttttactatataaaaatctttgagtgttatattcaaaatatgataattattattttctttgtaaatgattttataaaaataatagttataatgattaaattttatttttcatcttttttaccaaattagaaaaacttttctattaataaataattattaatttattgagaaatttgaatttctataaattaataaattttcatagttccaacattattaatttattgaggttttactgtagtatAGCAGTATTTGATAGCAGTaactaagaatatatatatatatatatatactaggagtatgtatatacaataaaatcagtatatatatatttatatttaatttaaagtaTTTACTGTATAAAAGATGCATTAAAAGATGTGCCTTATGAATGAGGggaaaatatgtgaaattatgTCACCATTGTTCTTCCCTTTTGAGGGTGAATTTTAAAACAGACGCTCGTTGGTACTTTTAGGTTTAGCCATAGCGCATAGGTATTAGTTGTTATCAAGAATGCCGTGTTCACTTCATCATGAACATCTCATGTTTTAACAACATGCATTCTATTCCACCAATCAAATTGTAtactatatgattatttatttatattattgaaaaGAGAGTAAGAGGTCATGCTATATTACATTTGTTTTTACATTAGCTAGATGGATCGTAGATGTAACATTGGTTATCTTATCTTTACTTTTTACTTCCATTGGTTAATGGTTATCTTACTACTAATCCGTAACAATACGAAGTTACGATTTGCATATTTGTGATTGAAAACTTGCGATGATATTCTAAactaaaaactttttttcttcatgttctttatattttagacttcttttgaatttgtgtcaaaattatatatatttttttttaattcggtttTCTCATTTGCAACGTTCGATTTGACtagatttataaaatataatgtaaagtatatatacagctatacatatatatcatactcaaattataatgaagatGAAAACACATGACTGGAACACTCCACTAACTGTCAATCTCGAGAATTAGAATTGTGCTTTGACAGTATAGAGAAACACAAATCGCGTGAGTATTAGGTTTATTTTTGACTGATAAACTACGAAacgaaatataaaataaaagtacaaaaaaaaaaaaatcaattaaataataTGAGATTCACGTATAAGTCATGTTAAAAAgggataaaacaaaataatttacatttctTTTCAGATCTTGAGGTCCACAGTTCCACCTTCGTTACCAACACACCAAGTGGTTCTTTAGAGAGAGggcgtgagagagagagatttataaGCCTCTCTTTGGGTgcattaccattttttttttgtgaacataGAAACACTCAaacctcaaaaacaaaaaacaaacaaatatgggAGAGGTTCAAGAAAATCCCAAACTCTTGTATCATCTTTTCAAATCTCCATGATTTTCTTCTGATTAAAAGACtctaatattttcatttttgttttgttttgggctttcaggaagagaagaaaccagaagcagtagaagagaagaaaatggaggagaagaaaccagaagaagagaaaaaagaagtagaagaaaagaaagtggAGGAGGCTGAGAAAAAAGGAGATGATTCTGAGAAGAAACctcaagaaggaggagaagctAACAAAGATTCCAAAGAAGATTCTCCTCCGCCGGCGCCTGAGGCTCCAGCACCGCCTCCTCCTCCGCAAGAGGTTGTCCTTAAGGTGTACATGCACTGTGAAGGATGTGCTAGAAAAGTCCGCCGTTCCCTCAAAGGCTTCCAAGGTATATGTGTATAAAATacatattgtaatttgtatatatgaaaatattaataaatattcttaaaaatatatacatatgactTTGCGTAtattaaatatatctattttattgcattttgaaacataaaatatttcGTTTTTTTCATAGAATAGTtcggaaaatttatttttttatattatatctgtaatttttctttcaacaaattaattaaatcatacGTTGATCTCGAATGATGTTGTAGTATTAGTACAAACTTTCAGATTATAAACCAAAGTCACTTACTGTAACCATATCTTGCTTCTGTCaactatagtttttttggttaatttcgtTCTAAGTATAGTTAATATTCGTTATATAGTTTGTGTGTAGGACCACATAAAGTTTGAGTATATATgatagtgtatatataatatatatatatgtaaacaaataataactcttactttaaattctgttttttttttttttatgagctAATGATATAACTTGTATATAACAATtgaatgtttgacaaaaaaaaagtatataacaattgaattaatttggattttttgttttcttttttttataggagTGGAAGATGTGATGACTGATTGTAAAACGGGGAAAGTGGTGGTGAAAGGTGAGAAAGCTGATCCATTGAAAGTATTAGCCAGGGTTCAGAGGAAGACCCACCGTCAAGTTGAGCTTATATCTCCGATTCCTCCACCGTCTCCGCCGCCGGAGAAGAAAGCAGAGGAGGAGAAACCTAaagtggaagagaagaaagtggaGGTAACCTTTTTTGGTCTAAAGGCTTTCAATTTCTTTATTGTAaaaagcatatatatttttgtttgtttcataaattGGACATACAACTTTTTGGATATTCATTTGTTCTCTTtatccttttttaatttttttttttgggtaggataaattaatttattcttaaattaaaaagggaatattctcttttcagTGATTTCACATGGGAGTGTATTGGTaggattttgtatattttaatttcatggggtttatgatataaaatagaattctttatatgaaaaatattatgtatatggGATTTGGTGTTAACTTGTCATTTTATTAATGTAACGGCGTAATTTTTGATCAGCCTCCGGTAGTGTTGACGGTGGTACTGAAGGTTCACATGCACTGCGAAGCTTGTGCGACGGAGATCAAAAAACGGATCATGAGAATGAAAGGTTAGTTTAAAGTTCCCTTGAGCAATATAGATAATCTTTAATTAAAACtgggttagaaaaaaaaacttatgtcaaaaaaaaaatttcttatgaaaaaaaaaatttgttttctttttttgcgaAGAGCAGCTCTTTATACTTTTTAAGGAAATTTAGTAATAAAGGTAatcattaaaatgaaataaatctaaagttatttttggattttagtcTATTCTTCTCTGTCCAATTTATTATCGGTAGATAAAACGTTTCAATATCTTGCAAAATCATGcacttcttttacttcttttcaCCAAACTTTATACTATTATCTTTCGTTAGTTGCATCAAATTTGGTCCATACAATTTCAAAACAAGATGATATTGCTTCGActttaaaacacacacacacacgtgttatttttttcttttataattatcttatttgCTGACAgcgtatatatatgtaatgtacaTATGATCTTGTTCTAGACTTCCAGTTATACGTAGTGGGGTCAGAGTGTATTTGGTCCTTCACTTTGATGGTATAATTTcttataaagttttgttttaaataaataacttttAGGAGTGGAATCTGCTGAATCCGACTTGAAGGGTTCTCAAGTGTCTGTGAAAGGAGTGTTCGAACCT
It encodes the following:
- the LOC109127664 gene encoding uncharacterized protein LOC109127664 encodes the protein MGSKTIVSMILVVCLCAAFFVAQGVAQVQLPSLSPGLFPPGSPIDLVKCWSSLFNVQGCVLEISKSIFSGKFENVEGACCKAFSTLDANCWPHMFPLNPFFPPLLKDNCARINSNSPTHN
- the LOC104726967 gene encoding F-box/LRR-repeat protein At5g63520-like isoform X1, whose amino-acid sequence is MKGTSEKSKKKKIDMVLIASMNDDLLHNILLRLPAKSFAFASCVNRSWNSVCNRILSRPKMVSAFSRNPNQTRAGGEVLDKVLSKPIRPDFVIANITYGNMEETLTLITERVGSRVPIIVSVVAGILGKEACNDNPGEVKHHVTTDDGLSVVANFAILLTIGYLPGIKVDVIPVIQAKGESEADIGDKFVMDIRNYVTVVSGHAAPACLILFGEDTHATEPILHKLDYAMPAETIIVGDQIGEFLHKCGNEPRNVQLHKDDSRVLAGLVFARDRHRPAPEAGKIHFDTAISRAMSSVDLRYKAANVRVSRRPRCPSTLLTAKRGGEAEVLNGDQILDDINDFLGNQIWENDPYLGVIKRRKYSIGLEEKPKIMASLVYHQVTGADDQDLLVSGAEIKTGDYFQVYLPDLKVAEASLNAVSSQLRNLKSKPNKPEVIGGFVFVGSRRGDSFFGRQNADCSPFLENFPELPFGGIFCNSEIGRSLFVEDGEEKKEVNIRRCLHVYSSVYLIVSYTS
- the LOC104726967 gene encoding F-box/LRR-repeat protein At5g63520-like isoform X2, with amino-acid sequence MKGTSEKSKKKKIDMVLIASMNDDLLHNILLRLPAKSFAFASCVNRSWNSVCNRILSRPKMVSAFSRNPNQTRAGGEVLDKVLSKPIRPDFVIANITYGNMEETLTLITERVGSRVPIIVSVVAGILGKEACNDNPGEVKHHVTTDDGLSVVANFAILLTIGYLPGIKVDVIPVIQAKGESEADIGDKFVMDIRNYVTVVSGHAAPACLILFGEDTHATEPILHKLDYAMPAETIIVGDQIGEFLHKCGNEPRNVQLHKDDSRVLAGLVFARDRHRPAQAGKIHFDTAISRAMSSVDLRYKAANVRVSRRPRCPSTLLTAKRGGEAEVLNGDQILDDINDFLGNQIWENDPYLGVIKRRKYSIGLEEKPKIMASLVYHQVTGADDQDLLVSGAEIKTGDYFQVYLPDLKVAEASLNAVSSQLRNLKSKPNKPEVIGGFVFVGSRRGDSFFGRQNADCSPFLENFPELPFGGIFCNSEIGRSLFVEDGEEKKEVNIRRCLHVYSSVYLIVSYTS
- the LOC104726969 gene encoding heavy metal-associated isoprenylated plant protein 3, producing the protein MEEKKPEEEKKEVEEKKVEEAEKKGDDSEKKPQEGGEANKDSKEDSPPPAPEAPAPPPPPQEVVLKVYMHCEGCARKVRRSLKGFQGVEDVMTDCKTGKVVVKGEKADPLKVLARVQRKTHRQVELISPIPPPSPPPEKKAEEEKPKVEEKKVEPPVVLTVVLKVHMHCEACATEIKKRIMRMKGVESAESDLKGSQVSVKGVFEPQKLVEYVYKRTGKHAAIMKIDPPPPPPPEEAAAEAEKKEEGKGENGGGESKGEEGKKDENAKTDEEKKEADGGKEEGKTAESGGGGESGGGGEEGEKIVEVRKIENPYYYYYYQPPRVAVPPMEMPHAYPPQLFSDENPNACTVM